The Capra hircus breed San Clemente chromosome 2, ASM170441v1, whole genome shotgun sequence genome window below encodes:
- the C2H2orf66 gene encoding uncharacterized protein C2orf66 homolog, protein MNRLADCRQCSQPGSGKTKLLLPSIMPKAFLLLAGALVLPGLVQGVMLGNEEKWKPLNIPRNRDLFFRTLQAYFKGRGLDLGRFSDTFSMNENPRPLSLQSELIASALADYEEQKNSLSNYLKG, encoded by the exons ATGAATCGACTTGCAGATTGCAGGCAGTGTAGCCAACCAGGGTCAGGCAAAACCAAACTCCTG CTTCCTTCCATCATGCCCAAAGCATTCCTGCTGCTGGCTGGTGCCCTGGTGCTACCTGGGCTTGTGCAAGGAGTCATGCtgggaaatgaagaaaaatggaagCCCCTCAACATTCCTAGAAACCGAGATCTG ttTTTTAGAACTCTTCAGGCATATTTTAAAGGAAGAGGTCTTGACCTTGGGAGGTTTTCAGATACTTTCTCCATGAATGAGAATCCCAGGCCTCTCTCTTTACAGTCAGAACTTATTGCTTCAGCATTAGCAGATTATGAAGAACAGAAAAACTCCCTCTCCAATTACCTCAAAGGCTGA